A region of the Paracoccaceae bacterium genome:
GTTCACCCGGGGCAGGATGATCTCGCAATCCAGCCGTTCTTCCAGGAAGGCCACGAAACGGTCGATCCGCTCATAGCGGAACAGGCGGTCGATCCCCTTGCCGTTTCGCGGCTGCAGGAACCGCGCCTGCGAACCGACCGCTGCCGCCTCGGGCTGCGGATCGTCGCACCAGGCCTGCACGAATGCGTCAAAGCTCATGCCCTTCGTGCTTTTCCTTTGATCGGTCACATCATCGCGTGAGCGATACCTGTACCAGCTTCCCAGCCAGTCGCGCGGTTCGCGCATCAGCGCCACAACGGTGAAGTCATGCCCCGAGGCTGCTGCAAGATACGGCCCCATGAAACGGTGATAGCGCTGCACGGTCGTGTGCTTCAGCACGGGTGGCCGCTGCACCGATACGGAGGCGAGTGATTCGAGCGCCATTGCGATGGCCGTCGATCCGGTCTTGGGGGTTGCGAGAAATGCCAGCCGTTGATCCCAGAAGACGAGCATTCGTGCCCCTTGTCATGCCGCCGCATGTTTCGCGGCACGCGTAAACTAGCCGTTAACCGATGCGTGAAAAAGCTGGTTTTCAGAGAATGCGATTGATCTGTTCCCGTTTTGATCGCATAAGGTCGGGAACAAGTGTGGAACATCACGGCAATTGCTGCCTTGCGGCGGCTATGGAATAAGGAGGCGGACGATGGCGGGCGCGACACTTCTCGATCTCAAGGACAAGCGGGACATGGACAAGAAGAAGGCGCTGGAAAGCGCGCTGCAGCAGATCGAGCGGCAGTTCGGCAAGGGCTCGATCATGAAGCTGGGCGAGAACAACCCGGTGATGGACATCGAGGCGACTTCGACCGGATCGCTGGGTCTCGACATCGCATTGGGGATCGGTGGTTTGCCGAAGGGCCGTATCGTCGAGATCTACGGTCCGGAAAGCTCGGGCAAGACGACGCTGACGCTGCATGTCGTGGCGGAGGAGCAGAAGAAGGGTGGCGTGTGCGCCTTTGTCGACGCCGAGCATGCGCTTGACCCGCAGTATGCCCGCAAGCTGGGGGTGAACCTGGACGAACTGCTGATCAGCCAGCCCGATACGGGCGAACAGGCACTGGAGATCGTGGACACGCTGGTGCGGTCCGGCGCGGTCAGCCTGATCGTTGTGGATTCGGTGGCGGCCCTTGTCCCCAAGTCCGAGATCGAGGGCGACATGGGCGACATGCAGATGGGCAGCCAGGCCCGCCTGATGAGCCAGGCCATGCGCAAGCTGACCGCCAGCATCGGCCGGTCGAACTGCATGGTGATCTTCATCAATCAGATCCGCATGAAGATCGGCGTGATGTTCGGCAGCCCCGAGACCACGACGGGCGGCAACGCGCTGAAGTTCTACGCGTCGGTCCGGCTGGACATCCGCCGCATCGGCTCGATCAAGGATCGTGACGAGGTGGTGGGCAACACGACCCGCGTGAAGGTGGTGAAGAACAAGGTGGCGCCCCCGTTCAAGGAGGTGGAGTTCGACATCATGTATGGCGAAGGGATCTCGAAGACCGGCGAGCTTGTCGATCTGGGGGTCAAGGCGGGCGTGGTCGAGAAGTCCGGTTCCTGGTATTCCTATGGTGACGAACGGATCGGCCAGGGGCGCGAGAATGCAAAGGCGTTCCTGCGGGCGAACCCGGCGGTCGCCACCGCCATCGAAGACCGTATCCGGGCCAGCCACGGGCTCGATTTCGCGATGGCCGGCGGGGCCGACGACGTGACCGAGATGTAGGGCGCGGGACGGGTTCGCACCATCGCCGGGGCCCGCACGGCCACGCGGCGATGGACAGCCCTCACTGGCGGCGATAAACGGAACGCCACCCGAAGTTCCGCCGCGAAAGGGCCGCCCGACCTATGCCGTCGCTGACCGAGATCCGCTCGACCTTCCTCGACTTCTTTGCCCGGAACGGGCACCGCGTGGTCGCGTCCAGCCCGCTGGTGCCACGGAACGATCCCACGCTGATGTTCGCGAATTCCGGGATGGTGCAGTTCAAGAACTGCTTCACCGGCGTGGAGCGGCGCGACTATGTGCGGGCCACCACCGCGCAGAAATGCGTGCGCGCAGGCGGGAAGCACAACGATCTGGACAACGTGGGCTACACGGCCCGGCATCACACGTTCTTCGAGATGCTGGGAAACTTCAGCTTCGGCGACTATTTCAAGTCGGATGCGATCCCCTTTGCCTGGGAACTGCTGACGCGGGATTTCGACATCCCGAAGGATCGCCTTCTGGTCACCGTCTACCACACCGATGACGAGGCGGCGGCAATCTGGAAAAGCGTCGCGGGACTGCCGGATGACCGCATCATCCGCATCCCCACCGATGACAATTTCTGGCGCATGGGCCCGACCGGTCCCTGCGGCCCCTGCACCGAGATATTCTTCGACCATGGCCCCGGGATCTGGGGCGGACCGCCGGGCAGTGCGGAGCAGGACGGTGACCGGTTCATCGAGATCTGGAACCTCGTGTTCATGCAGAACGAGCAGATGCAGGATGGCACGCTGCGCACGCTCGACATGCAGTCGATCGACACCGGCATGGGGCTGGAGCGGATCGGCGCGTTGCTGCAGGGCAAGCACGACAACTACGATACCGACCTGATGCGCAGCCTGATCGAGGCCTCGGCCCATGCCACCGGCGCCGATCCGGACGGTTCGGGCAAGGTGCACCACCGGGTCATTGCAGACCACCTGCGGTCCACCTCCTTCCTGATCGCAGATGGCGTCACGCCCTCGAACGAGGGGCGCGGCTATGTGCTGCGCCGCATCATGCGTCGCGCGATGCGGCATGCGCATCAGCTGGGCGCGCAAGACCCGGTCATGCACCGGCTGGTGCCGACACTCGTTCGTCAGATGGGCGGGGCCTATCCCGAACTGACCCAGGCGCAGGCATTGATCGAAGAGACCCTGCGTTCGGAAGAGACACGGTTCCGCCAGACGCTGGACCGTGGCCTGCGATTGCTGGATGACGAGCTTTCCCGCATTCCGGAAGGCGCCGACCTGCCGGGAGCCGCGGCCTTCAAGCTGTATGACACCTATGGCTTCCCGCTCGACCTGACGCAGGATGCCCTGCGCGAGAAGGGCCGGGCCGTCGATGTGGCGGGCTTCGATGCGGCCATGGCCGAGCAGAAGGCGAAGGCGCGCGCAAGCTGGGCGGGAACGGGCGAGGCCAAGGATGCCGCGATCTGGTTCGATCTCGCAGAGGCGCATGGCACCACCGAGTTTCTGGGCTATGAGACCGAGACGGCCGAAGGCCAGATCGTTGCCCTGGTGGTCGCCGGTTCCGAGATCGGCTCTGCCGAAACCGGTGCGCAGGTGCAGATCGTTGTGAACCAGACGCCGTTCTATGCGGAAAGCGGCGGGCAGGTGGGTGACCATGGATATGTCCGCACCGATACCGGTCTTGCGCGGGTGACCGACACGCGGAAATCGGCCGGCGTGTTCATCCATGTGGCCGAGGTGGTCGAGGGCACGGTGCTGCGCGGACAGCCCGCGAAGCTGGAGGTGGACCACGCTCGCCGCAGTGCCATCCGGGCCAACCATACGGCAACGCATTTGGTGCATGAGGCCCTGCGCCGGGCGCTTGGCGATCACGTCGCGCAGAAGGGCAGCCTGAATGCGCCGGACCGCCTGCGCTTTGACTTCAGCCACGGCAAGGCGCTGACGGCAGCGGAGCTTGCGCAGGTCGAGGCAGAGGTGAATGGCTATGTGCGGCAGAACGCACCGGTCGAGACGCGGATCATGACGCCGGACGATGCGCGGGCCATCGGCGCGCAGGCGCTGTTCGGCGAGAAATATGGCGACGAGGTGCGTGTCGTGTCGATGGGGCGCCTGCCCGGTTCCGGCAAGGGTGCCGATGGCGCGACCTACAGCCTGGAGCTGTGCGGTGGAACGCATGTGGCGCGGACCGGCGACATCGGGGCCTTCGTCATGCTGGGCGACGCTGCATCGGCTGCCGGGGTGCGGCGCATCGAGGCGCTGACGGGGCAGGCCGCGCTGTCCCATCTGCGGGCGCAGGACGCACGGCTGTCCGAGATCGCGGCAGCGCTGAAGGCGCAGGCCGCGGAGGTTGTCGACCGCGTGCGCGCGCTTGTCGAGGAGCGCCGCGCGCTCCAGAACGAGGTGGCGCAGCTGCGCCGTGAACTTGCCATGGGCGGCTCGGGCGAGGGGGCGGCGACGCGCGATGTCGGGGGCGTGGCGTTCCTGGCGCAGACGCTGACCGGTGTGTCGGGCAGGGACCTACCCGCCCTGATCGACGAGATGAAGGGGCGGATCGGTTCGGGCGTCGTGCTGCTGATCGCGGACACGGGCGCCAAGCCCGCGGTCGCGGCCGGGGTGACAGCCGACCTGACGGGCCGCATCAGTGCGGTGACGCTGGCCCGTGCCGCTGCCGAGGCCATGGGTGGCAAGGGTGGTGGCGGCCGCCCCGACATGGCGCAGGCGGGTGGCGCCGACATTGCCCTGGCGGGTGCCGCCATCGCCGCCGCCGAAACCGTGCTGAAAGGATAGACCATGCCGACCGCGCTGTGGATCGCCCATGTGACCGTGACCGATGTCGAGGCCTATGGCCGGTACGCCAAGGGGGCGACCGAGGCGATCGCCGCACATGGCGGGGTGTTCCTTGCCCGCGGTGGCCGCCATGTGCAGCTGGAGGGTACCGATCGCGCACGCAACGTGGTCGCGCGGTTCCCCAGCCTTGAGGCGGCGGTCGACTGCTACAACTCGACGGCCTATCAGGCGGCGCTCGACCACGCGCGAGGCGCGGCCGTGCGTGATCTGGTGGTGGTCGAAGAGGCGTCCTGAAACACCGCGCAACGCGATGTGATGGCCTGCGGCGCTAGGCGCCGCTGTTCATTCCCGCTAGGATGCGAC
Encoded here:
- the recA gene encoding recombinase RecA is translated as MAGATLLDLKDKRDMDKKKALESALQQIERQFGKGSIMKLGENNPVMDIEATSTGSLGLDIALGIGGLPKGRIVEIYGPESSGKTTLTLHVVAEEQKKGGVCAFVDAEHALDPQYARKLGVNLDELLISQPDTGEQALEIVDTLVRSGAVSLIVVDSVAALVPKSEIEGDMGDMQMGSQARLMSQAMRKLTASIGRSNCMVIFINQIRMKIGVMFGSPETTTGGNALKFYASVRLDIRRIGSIKDRDEVVGNTTRVKVVKNKVAPPFKEVEFDIMYGEGISKTGELVDLGVKAGVVEKSGSWYSYGDERIGQGRENAKAFLRANPAVATAIEDRIRASHGLDFAMAGGADDVTEM
- the alaS gene encoding alanine--tRNA ligase — translated: MPSLTEIRSTFLDFFARNGHRVVASSPLVPRNDPTLMFANSGMVQFKNCFTGVERRDYVRATTAQKCVRAGGKHNDLDNVGYTARHHTFFEMLGNFSFGDYFKSDAIPFAWELLTRDFDIPKDRLLVTVYHTDDEAAAIWKSVAGLPDDRIIRIPTDDNFWRMGPTGPCGPCTEIFFDHGPGIWGGPPGSAEQDGDRFIEIWNLVFMQNEQMQDGTLRTLDMQSIDTGMGLERIGALLQGKHDNYDTDLMRSLIEASAHATGADPDGSGKVHHRVIADHLRSTSFLIADGVTPSNEGRGYVLRRIMRRAMRHAHQLGAQDPVMHRLVPTLVRQMGGAYPELTQAQALIEETLRSEETRFRQTLDRGLRLLDDELSRIPEGADLPGAAAFKLYDTYGFPLDLTQDALREKGRAVDVAGFDAAMAEQKAKARASWAGTGEAKDAAIWFDLAEAHGTTEFLGYETETAEGQIVALVVAGSEIGSAETGAQVQIVVNQTPFYAESGGQVGDHGYVRTDTGLARVTDTRKSAGVFIHVAEVVEGTVLRGQPAKLEVDHARRSAIRANHTATHLVHEALRRALGDHVAQKGSLNAPDRLRFDFSHGKALTAAELAQVEAEVNGYVRQNAPVETRIMTPDDARAIGAQALFGEKYGDEVRVVSMGRLPGSGKGADGATYSLELCGGTHVARTGDIGAFVMLGDAASAAGVRRIEALTGQAALSHLRAQDARLSEIAAALKAQAAEVVDRVRALVEERRALQNEVAQLRRELAMGGSGEGAATRDVGGVAFLAQTLTGVSGRDLPALIDEMKGRIGSGVVLLIADTGAKPAVAAGVTADLTGRISAVTLARAAAEAMGGKGGGGRPDMAQAGGADIALAGAAIAAAETVLKG
- a CDS encoding DUF1330 domain-containing protein codes for the protein MPTALWIAHVTVTDVEAYGRYAKGATEAIAAHGGVFLARGGRHVQLEGTDRARNVVARFPSLEAAVDCYNSTAYQAALDHARGAAVRDLVVVEEAS